The following are encoded in a window of Bacillus sp. SORGH_AS_0510 genomic DNA:
- a CDS encoding competence/damage-inducible protein A, translating into MLNAEIIAVGSELLLGQIVNTNARFLSQQLAGLGINVFYHTVVGDNPDRLKAAIEIAENRSSIIIFTGGLGPTKDDLTKETIARHLGKKLVMDEAALESIELYFKRANRVMTENNRKQALILEGSHILPNNHGMAPGMVVSGENHTYMLLPGPPKEMEPMFLQYGASALSSKAQSNEKIVSRVLRFFGIGEAALETEIMDLIDAQSNPTIAPLAGDGEVTLRLTAKHTNEEIAISLLDEVEAKISQRVGEFLYGYDQTSLLAELTKLLKDKKLTITAAESLTGGMFQQGLTSISGASSVFNGGVVCYSNEVKQQVLQVNQETLEKHGAVSEQCAYELAENVARIFCTDIGISFTGVAGPDEVEGKPVGTVYVGIAVKGMPTMVEKLTLSGTREAIRNRAVKYGSYFLVRNLKESQNTK; encoded by the coding sequence ATGTTAAATGCAGAAATTATAGCTGTGGGTTCCGAGCTGTTGCTTGGCCAAATTGTAAATACCAATGCCCGCTTTTTATCGCAGCAGTTGGCGGGACTAGGCATTAATGTTTTCTATCATACAGTTGTCGGGGACAACCCTGACAGACTAAAAGCAGCGATTGAAATTGCTGAAAATCGTTCTAGTATTATCATCTTTACTGGTGGCTTAGGACCAACAAAGGATGATTTAACGAAGGAAACTATTGCTCGTCACTTGGGTAAGAAATTAGTTATGGATGAAGCAGCGCTGGAATCTATTGAGCTTTACTTTAAGCGGGCAAACCGTGTGATGACAGAAAACAATCGCAAGCAGGCACTTATCTTAGAAGGATCTCATATTCTTCCGAATAATCATGGAATGGCACCTGGTATGGTAGTGAGCGGTGAAAATCATACGTATATGCTTTTACCTGGGCCACCAAAGGAAATGGAGCCGATGTTTCTTCAGTATGGGGCTTCTGCTCTCTCATCTAAAGCACAGTCAAATGAGAAAATAGTTTCAAGAGTATTGCGGTTTTTCGGTATCGGCGAAGCGGCATTGGAAACAGAAATTATGGATTTAATAGATGCTCAGAGTAATCCTACGATTGCACCACTTGCTGGAGACGGCGAGGTTACATTACGATTGACTGCAAAGCATACGAATGAGGAAATCGCTATTTCTCTCCTTGATGAAGTAGAGGCTAAGATTTCTCAACGTGTAGGTGAGTTTCTGTATGGATATGATCAAACTTCTTTATTGGCTGAGCTCACAAAACTATTGAAAGATAAGAAACTGACTATAACTGCTGCTGAGAGCTTAACAGGTGGTATGTTCCAACAGGGCTTAACGTCAATCTCAGGGGCGAGCTCAGTGTTTAATGGTGGGGTTGTTTGTTATTCTAATGAAGTTAAACAACAGGTTCTGCAAGTGAACCAAGAGACGCTAGAAAAGCATGGTGCTGTAAGTGAACAATGCGCGTATGAGTTGGCTGAAAATGTTGCAAGGATTTTTTGTACTGATATTGGTATCAGCTTTACGGGTGTTGCAGGTCCTGATGAGGTTGAAGGAAAGCCAGTTGGTACCGTTTATGTAGGTATTGCGGTGAAGGGAATGCCAACGATGGTAGAAAAGCTGACGCTGAGCGGAACAAGAGAAGCCATTCGTAATCGTGCAGTAAAATACGGTAGTTATTTTTTAGTGAGAAATTTAAAAGAGTCACAGAATACTAAATAG
- the recA gene encoding recombinase RecA: MSDRKAALEMALKQIEKQFGKGSIMKMGEKTDTRILTSPSGSLALDAALGVGGYPRGRIIEVYGPESSGKTTVALHAIAEVQAKGGQAAFIDAEHALDPAYAQKLGVNIDELLLSQPDTGEQALEIAEALVRSGAIDILVVDSVAALVPKAEIEGEMGDSHVGLQARLMSQALRKLSGSINKSKTIAIFINQIREKIGIMFGNPETTPGGRALKFYSTVRIEVRRAEALKQGNDIVGNKTKIKIVKNKVAPPFRTAEVDIMYGEGISKEGEIIDLGSELDIVQKSGSWYSYNDERLGQGRENAKLFLKENPEVRLEIQQKIREHFGLDGEKFVTEVEEEEEFNLLDN; this comes from the coding sequence GTGAGCGATCGTAAAGCCGCATTAGAAATGGCGTTAAAACAAATTGAAAAGCAATTTGGTAAAGGTTCCATCATGAAGATGGGAGAGAAAACTGATACAAGGATTCTTACGAGTCCGAGTGGGTCATTAGCACTTGATGCAGCACTTGGAGTAGGTGGATATCCAAGAGGTCGTATAATTGAAGTATATGGCCCTGAGAGTTCAGGTAAAACAACTGTTGCGTTGCATGCAATTGCAGAAGTACAAGCAAAAGGTGGACAAGCAGCGTTTATTGACGCTGAGCATGCCTTAGACCCAGCATATGCACAAAAATTGGGTGTTAATATTGATGAGTTATTGTTATCGCAGCCTGATACAGGTGAACAAGCACTTGAAATCGCGGAGGCACTTGTTCGAAGCGGTGCAATTGATATTCTTGTAGTTGACTCAGTAGCCGCATTAGTACCAAAGGCTGAAATTGAAGGTGAAATGGGAGATTCTCACGTTGGTTTACAAGCTCGTTTGATGTCTCAAGCACTACGAAAACTATCTGGTTCCATTAACAAATCAAAGACAATCGCTATTTTTATCAACCAAATTCGTGAAAAAATTGGAATTATGTTTGGTAATCCCGAGACGACACCAGGTGGGCGCGCATTAAAATTCTATTCCACTGTCCGTATCGAAGTACGTCGTGCAGAGGCGTTAAAGCAGGGTAATGATATCGTTGGTAATAAGACAAAGATAAAGATCGTTAAGAATAAAGTTGCTCCTCCTTTCCGTACGGCAGAAGTAGACATTATGTATGGAGAAGGTATTTCTAAAGAAGGCGAAATCATCGATTTAGGCTCCGAACTAGATATCGTTCAGAAGAGCGGTTCATGGTATTCCTATAATGATGAAAGACTAGGTCAGGGCCGCGAAAATGCTAAGCTTTTCTTAAAAGAAAACCCAGAAGTCCGTCTTGAAATTCAACAAAAAATCCGTGAGCACTTCGGCTTAGATGGAGAAAAGTTTGTGACGGAAGTAGAAGAAGAAGAGGAATTTAATTTACTAGATAATTAA
- a CDS encoding DUF3243 domain-containing protein: protein MSVLDNWKQWEDFLADRLHHAQNEGMSEGAVSNLAFQIGDYLSKQVEPKNEQEKMLADLWSVADKDEQQAIANMMVKLVQNNGSR, encoded by the coding sequence ATGTCAGTATTAGATAACTGGAAACAGTGGGAAGACTTTTTAGCTGATCGTCTTCATCATGCACAAAATGAAGGTATGAGTGAAGGAGCAGTCAGTAATTTAGCGTTCCAAATTGGTGATTATTTATCAAAGCAAGTGGAACCGAAAAATGAGCAAGAAAAAATGCTTGCTGACTTATGGTCAGTTGCTGACAAAGATGAGCAACAGGCAATAGCTAATATGATGGTAAAGCTTGTTCAAAATAACGGTAGCCGTTAG
- the ymfI gene encoding elongation factor P 5-aminopentanone reductase: MKKYALITGASGGIGQAVACKLAADGYHLYLHYNQNADSIQGLLKKLEPFGGEYIPIQADLSQPTGYKTISSQIFTLDAMIHCGGNSHYGLLMDLQLEEAEALMNVHVLNPMMLTKDLLPKFFQQESGNIIMITSIWGQTGASCEVAYSAAKGAQIAFVKALSKEVALNGIRVNAIAPGAVATPMMEEFDEEEIMQLCQEIPMGRLGLPEEIAGTVSFLLSNDASYMTGQILSVNGGWYT; this comes from the coding sequence ATGAAAAAATATGCACTCATAACGGGAGCAAGCGGAGGAATTGGACAAGCGGTTGCCTGCAAATTAGCAGCAGATGGCTATCACCTGTATTTGCATTACAATCAAAATGCCGATTCGATACAAGGGCTATTGAAGAAGCTAGAGCCATTTGGCGGTGAATATATTCCTATTCAAGCTGATTTATCACAACCAACTGGTTATAAGACAATCTCCTCGCAAATCTTTACTTTAGATGCCATGATTCATTGTGGTGGGAATAGCCATTATGGCCTTCTTATGGATTTGCAACTAGAAGAGGCAGAAGCACTAATGAATGTACATGTTCTAAATCCGATGATGTTAACTAAGGATCTGTTACCGAAATTTTTTCAACAAGAATCCGGCAACATCATTATGATTACATCTATTTGGGGACAAACCGGGGCTTCGTGTGAGGTAGCGTACTCAGCAGCAAAAGGTGCGCAAATTGCTTTTGTAAAAGCCCTTAGTAAAGAGGTAGCTCTTAACGGAATTCGAGTGAACGCTATCGCACCGGGAGCAGTAGCTACCCCTATGATGGAAGAATTCGATGAGGAAGAAATAATGCAGTTATGTCAGGAAATCCCCATGGGGAGGTTGGGACTCCCGGAAGAAATAGCAGGGACAGTTTCATTTTTGTTGTCAAATGATGCCTCCTATATGACGGGGCAAATACTTTCTGTTAATGGCGGCTGGTACACATAA
- a CDS encoding RodZ domain-containing protein, which produces MDDLQSMTKIQKRYLIGIEEGNYASMPGNFYVRAFIKQYSEALGLNPDEIFETYKNEIPASYNDDLPQQLSRVKTHKTLNDGNSKILNLLPKILIGVFVIGLASLIYVLVSNHAKNDSNESLSRDNEQIKYVKSENLEKAKEDEKKDEKAKQEESTTKKEEEEKAPEVETPSQELKVLQSAGHDSTYELKNADKFVVKLVAKGGAAWVSVKNGKQKSFFSGTLSTTNGSSEQTVDLSAESMAVIRVGNAANTEIYVNDQKLEYAIPATANVQNIKIQYVLKSE; this is translated from the coding sequence TTGGATGATTTACAATCCATGACAAAAATTCAAAAGCGTTATTTAATTGGTATAGAAGAAGGAAATTATGCTAGCATGCCCGGGAATTTTTATGTCCGTGCATTTATTAAGCAATATTCCGAAGCGCTTGGTCTCAATCCTGATGAAATATTTGAGACATATAAGAATGAAATTCCAGCTTCATACAACGACGATTTACCTCAACAATTGTCGCGGGTAAAGACCCATAAAACGCTTAATGATGGAAATTCAAAGATTTTGAATTTGCTTCCTAAAATTCTTATTGGGGTTTTTGTTATAGGGCTGGCCAGCCTCATTTATGTGTTGGTATCTAACCATGCTAAAAATGATTCAAATGAATCACTTAGTAGAGATAATGAGCAAATTAAATACGTAAAGTCTGAGAATCTCGAAAAAGCAAAAGAAGACGAGAAGAAAGATGAGAAGGCGAAACAGGAAGAATCGACTACTAAAAAGGAAGAGGAAGAAAAAGCACCTGAAGTAGAAACACCTTCCCAAGAATTAAAAGTCTTACAAAGTGCTGGTCATGATTCAACTTATGAGTTGAAAAATGCGGATAAATTTGTCGTGAAGTTGGTTGCTAAAGGTGGAGCTGCCTGGGTTAGTGTGAAAAACGGGAAACAGAAATCATTTTTCTCGGGTACGCTATCGACAACTAATGGTTCTTCAGAACAAACAGTAGATTTATCAGCAGAAAGTATGGCGGTCATTAGAGTTGGTAATGCGGCTAATACGGAGATTTATGTGAATGACCAAAAGCTTGAATACGCCATTCCAGCGACAGCAAATGTTCAGAACATCAAGATACAATATGTTCTGAAAAGCGAATAG
- the pgsA gene encoding CDP-diacylglycerol--glycerol-3-phosphate 3-phosphatidyltransferase codes for MNIPNRITISRILLIPLFLIIMLAPFDWGHMSLFGAEMPVTHFVGALIFILASTTDWVDGYYARKYNMVTNMGKFLDPLADKLLVSAALIVLVELNGVYAPSWIVIIIISREFAVTGLRLLLAGEGEVVAANMLGKIKTWAQIIAISTILLHNTIFTMVSFRFDVVSLWVALIFTIWSGWDYFAKNSHVLKNSK; via the coding sequence ATGAACATTCCAAACAGAATTACAATATCGAGAATATTATTAATTCCTTTATTCTTGATTATTATGCTTGCGCCTTTTGACTGGGGTCACATGAGTTTATTCGGAGCAGAAATGCCAGTAACACATTTTGTAGGAGCACTAATCTTCATTCTTGCTTCTACGACCGATTGGGTGGATGGCTATTATGCCCGTAAATATAACATGGTAACAAACATGGGGAAATTTCTTGACCCATTAGCTGATAAATTACTAGTCTCAGCTGCTCTCATTGTACTTGTTGAACTGAATGGTGTGTATGCACCTTCTTGGATTGTTATCATCATTATCAGTAGAGAATTTGCAGTAACTGGTCTTCGTCTACTATTAGCAGGTGAAGGTGAAGTAGTGGCAGCGAATATGCTGGGTAAAATTAAAACATGGGCACAAATCATCGCCATTTCAACGATTCTTTTACATAATACTATTTTTACAATGGTCTCATTTAGATTTGATGTGGTCTCTTTATGGGTAGCACTTATTTTTACCATTTGGTCTGGCTGGGATTATTTTGCGAAAAACAGTCACGTCCTAAAGAATTCAAAGTAG
- a CDS encoding TIGR00282 family metallophosphoesterase — protein MNILFIGDVVGSPGRDMVKEYLPKLKEKYRPNFTIINGENAAGGKGITEKIYREFLGHGAQAITLGNHAWDNREIFEFIGSAKNMVRPANFPEGTPGQGMAFFKLNDIEIAVINLQGRTFMAPLDCPFKKADELVEKARERTPFIFVDFHAEVTSEKQAMGWYLDGRVSAVVGTHTHVQTADSRVLPGGTGYLSDVGMTGPYDGILGVERDAVLKRFLTSLPVRFEVPTTGRNQLSAVYIELDRKTGFTKKMTPILINDDHPFYS, from the coding sequence ATGAATATACTTTTTATCGGTGATGTCGTCGGCTCTCCAGGTCGGGACATGGTTAAAGAATATTTGCCCAAACTCAAAGAGAAATATCGCCCGAACTTTACCATAATCAATGGGGAGAATGCTGCAGGAGGTAAGGGTATTACGGAAAAGATTTATCGGGAATTTTTAGGCCATGGAGCTCAAGCAATAACGCTTGGAAACCATGCTTGGGATAACCGAGAAATCTTTGAATTTATTGGGTCTGCTAAAAACATGGTGAGACCAGCGAATTTCCCGGAAGGAACTCCGGGGCAAGGAATGGCTTTCTTTAAATTAAATGATATAGAGATAGCAGTTATTAATTTGCAAGGCCGTACCTTTATGGCTCCCTTGGATTGCCCTTTTAAAAAAGCGGATGAATTAGTTGAAAAAGCAAGGGAAAGAACACCATTTATTTTTGTTGATTTTCATGCGGAAGTGACAAGTGAAAAACAGGCCATGGGTTGGTACCTTGATGGAAGAGTGTCCGCCGTTGTAGGAACCCATACACACGTCCAGACAGCTGACAGCAGGGTTTTACCAGGAGGAACGGGGTATTTATCAGATGTGGGCATGACAGGTCCATATGACGGCATATTAGGTGTTGAAAGAGATGCTGTGCTAAAGAGATTCCTAACCAGTCTTCCAGTCCGTTTTGAGGTTCCAACAACCGGGAGGAACCAGTTAAGCGCGGTTTATATTGAACTTGATCGTAAAACAGGATTCACGAAAAAAATGACTCCAATCCTTATTAACGATGACCACCCGTTTTATTCGTAA
- the spoVS gene encoding stage V sporulation protein SpoVS, which translates to MEILKVSAKSNPNSVAGALAGVLRERGAAEIQAIGAGALNQAVKAVAIARGFVAPSGVDLICIPAFTDILIDGEERTAIKLIVEPR; encoded by the coding sequence ATGGAAATATTAAAAGTTTCAGCAAAATCTAATCCTAATTCTGTAGCTGGTGCACTTGCCGGAGTTCTGCGTGAAAGAGGTGCAGCAGAAATACAGGCCATTGGTGCGGGTGCATTGAATCAAGCCGTAAAGGCAGTAGCAATTGCACGAGGATTTGTAGCACCTAGCGGAGTTGATTTAATCTGTATCCCTGCGTTTACTGATATTTTAATTGATGGGGAAGAACGGACAGCAATCAAACTAATCGTTGAACCACGGTAA
- the rny gene encoding ribonuclease Y has translation MDLITIISILLGLIVGAVVGYFVHKSIAEAKVAGARNAAEQILEDAKRDADSMKKEALLEAKDEIHKLRSEAEREVRERRNEMQKQENRLLQREENLDRKEETLNKRENLLEKKDDSLNQRQQHIEEMESKVDELVRTQQTELERISSLTREEAKSIIIDKMEQELVYDTAIMIKESENRAKEEADKKAKEILSLAIQRCAADHVAETTVSVVNLPNDEMKGRIIGREGRNIRTLETLTGIDLIIDDTPEAVILSGFDPIRRETARLALEKLVQDGRIHPARIEEMVEKSRREVDEYIREVGEQTTFEVGVHGLHPDLIKILGRLKFRTSYGQNVLKHSMEVAQLSGLLAAELGQDEILARRAGLLHDIGKAIDHEVEGSHVEIGVELATKYKEHPVVINSIASHHGDTEPTSIIAVLVAAADALSAARPGARSETLENYIRRLEKLEEISESYEGVEKSFAIQAGREVRIIVRPDAVDDLAAHRLARDIRKRIEEELDYPGHIKVTVIRETRAVEYAK, from the coding sequence ATGGACCTAATTACTATCATCTCCATTTTGCTTGGCCTTATCGTCGGTGCCGTTGTTGGCTATTTTGTTCATAAATCCATTGCTGAAGCAAAAGTAGCTGGTGCAAGAAATGCTGCTGAGCAGATTCTTGAAGATGCGAAACGTGATGCTGATTCAATGAAAAAGGAAGCTTTGCTAGAAGCAAAGGATGAAATTCACAAGCTTCGATCAGAAGCAGAACGTGAGGTTCGTGAACGAAGAAATGAAATGCAAAAACAAGAAAACCGTTTACTGCAAAGAGAAGAGAATTTAGATCGAAAAGAGGAAACGTTAAATAAGCGTGAAAATCTTTTAGAAAAGAAGGATGATTCTCTAAACCAAAGACAACAGCATATTGAAGAGATGGAAAGCAAAGTGGACGAGTTGGTAAGAACACAACAAACTGAACTCGAACGGATTTCGAGCTTAACACGTGAGGAAGCTAAATCCATCATTATTGACAAAATGGAACAGGAACTGGTCTATGATACTGCAATAATGATTAAGGAAAGCGAAAATCGTGCAAAAGAGGAAGCAGATAAGAAAGCGAAGGAAATTCTTTCGTTAGCAATCCAACGTTGCGCTGCTGACCATGTTGCGGAAACGACTGTATCAGTCGTTAACCTTCCAAATGATGAAATGAAGGGCCGAATTATTGGCCGTGAAGGACGAAATATCCGTACACTTGAAACATTAACGGGAATTGATTTGATTATTGACGATACTCCTGAAGCTGTTATTCTATCAGGTTTTGATCCTATTCGTAGGGAGACTGCCCGCTTAGCACTAGAAAAATTAGTACAAGACGGTCGAATCCATCCTGCACGAATTGAGGAAATGGTAGAAAAATCTCGTCGCGAAGTGGATGAGTATATTCGTGAAGTTGGTGAACAAACTACATTTGAAGTAGGTGTTCATGGACTACACCCAGATCTTATTAAAATTCTTGGTCGCTTAAAATTCCGTACTAGCTACGGTCAAAATGTACTGAAACACTCAATGGAAGTTGCACAGCTTTCTGGTTTACTTGCTGCCGAGCTTGGACAGGATGAAATCCTAGCCCGCCGTGCAGGATTACTTCACGATATCGGGAAAGCAATTGACCATGAAGTGGAAGGCAGCCACGTAGAAATTGGGGTTGAACTGGCAACCAAGTACAAAGAACATCCAGTTGTAATTAACAGTATTGCGTCACACCATGGTGATACAGAGCCAACATCTATTATCGCGGTTCTAGTTGCCGCTGCAGATGCATTGTCTGCTGCGAGACCTGGTGCCCGTAGTGAAACTCTTGAAAACTATATCCGCCGCCTTGAGAAGTTAGAGGAAATTTCCGAATCCTATGAGGGAGTGGAAAAATCCTTTGCAATACAAGCTGGACGTGAAGTTCGTATTATTGTAAGACCTGATGCAGTTGATGATCTTGCTGCCCATCGATTAGCACGAGATATTCGTAAGCGAATTGAAGAAGAGTTAGATTATCCTGGACATATTAAAGTTACAGTTATTCGTGAAACACGAGCTGTAGAATATGCAAAATAA
- a CDS encoding 2-oxoacid:acceptor oxidoreductase subunit alpha, translating to MINQLSWKVGGQQGEGIESTGEIFAIALNRLGYYLYGYRHFSSRIKGGHTNNKIRVSTTEVRSISDDLDILVAFDQETIDVNYKELHSKGVILADSKFDPKKPEDTQASLYAVPFTEIATGLGTSLMKNMVAIGATSAVLDLEIQVFEEVVREIFGKKGDQVVSKNMDAIKAGYDYMKEKLGTGVQTMQLEKADGKKRMFMIGNDAIALGAIAGGCRFMAAYPITPASEIMEYLIKKLPALGGTVIQTEDEIAACTMAIGANYAGVRTITASAGPGLSLKMEAIGLSGITETPLVIVDTQRGGPSTGLPTKQEQSDLMAMIYGTHGEIPKIVMAPSTVQEAFYDTAEAFNLAEEYQCPVIVLSDLQLSLGKQTVEPLDFNKVEIRRGKLVSGDIPENENKGYFKRYEVTEDGVSPRVIPGMKNGIHHVTGVEHDETGKPSESAPNRIAQMDKRFRKIENIRFDTPVYKNAKHEDADVLFVGFNSTRGVIEEAMTRLEKDGLKVNHAHVRLIYPFPTDEMLPLVRSAKKVVVVENNATGQLANIMKMNVGHAEKIVKHVKYDGNPFLPHEVYTKCKELF from the coding sequence ATGATCAATCAACTTTCGTGGAAAGTTGGCGGACAACAAGGGGAAGGTATTGAAAGTACTGGGGAAATCTTTGCAATCGCACTGAATCGCCTGGGTTATTACTTGTATGGTTATCGTCACTTTTCATCTCGTATTAAAGGCGGTCATACAAACAATAAAATCAGAGTAAGCACGACTGAAGTTCGTTCTATTTCTGACGATTTAGATATCCTTGTGGCCTTTGACCAAGAAACTATTGACGTAAACTACAAAGAGCTTCATAGCAAGGGTGTTATTTTAGCCGACTCCAAATTTGATCCAAAGAAACCTGAAGATACACAAGCTTCCTTGTATGCGGTTCCATTTACAGAAATTGCTACTGGACTAGGAACTTCATTAATGAAAAACATGGTTGCTATTGGTGCTACTTCTGCTGTTTTAGATTTGGAAATTCAAGTTTTTGAGGAAGTCGTACGTGAAATTTTCGGCAAAAAAGGCGATCAAGTTGTTTCCAAGAATATGGATGCAATTAAAGCCGGCTATGATTATATGAAAGAAAAACTTGGTACGGGTGTTCAAACTATGCAGCTTGAAAAAGCTGATGGTAAGAAACGTATGTTCATGATCGGAAACGATGCCATTGCACTAGGTGCTATCGCTGGTGGATGTCGTTTTATGGCTGCATACCCAATAACTCCAGCCTCTGAAATTATGGAGTATCTAATTAAAAAGCTACCTGCATTGGGCGGTACTGTAATCCAAACAGAAGATGAAATCGCAGCATGTACAATGGCTATTGGTGCGAACTACGCTGGTGTCCGTACAATCACAGCTTCTGCTGGTCCTGGATTATCCTTGAAAATGGAAGCAATTGGACTTTCTGGTATTACCGAAACTCCACTTGTTATCGTTGACACTCAACGTGGCGGTCCATCGACTGGATTACCAACAAAACAAGAACAATCAGACTTAATGGCAATGATTTATGGAACTCACGGTGAAATTCCAAAAATCGTTATGGCTCCAAGTACTGTTCAAGAGGCATTCTATGATACGGCTGAAGCATTTAACCTTGCTGAAGAATATCAATGCCCAGTAATCGTATTATCTGACCTTCAACTTTCATTAGGTAAACAAACCGTTGAACCATTAGATTTTAATAAAGTTGAAATCAGACGCGGTAAGCTAGTATCTGGTGACATCCCTGAAAACGAAAATAAGGGATACTTCAAACGTTATGAAGTAACTGAAGATGGTGTTTCTCCACGTGTAATCCCTGGTATGAAAAATGGTATCCACCATGTAACAGGTGTTGAGCACGATGAAACTGGTAAGCCATCTGAGTCTGCTCCAAACCGTATTGCTCAAATGGATAAGCGTTTCCGTAAGATTGAAAATATCCGATTTGATACACCAGTATACAAAAATGCCAAGCATGAAGATGCTGATGTATTATTTGTTGGTTTCAACTCAACACGTGGTGTAATCGAAGAAGCGATGACTCGCCTTGAGAAGGACGGATTAAAAGTAAACCATGCTCATGTTCGTTTAATTTATCCGTTCCCAACAGACGAAATGCTACCACTTGTACGTTCTGCTAAGAAGGTGGTTGTAGTTGAAAACAACGCGACTGGACAATTAGCGAATATCATGAAGATGAACGTTGGGCATGCAGAAAAGATTGTTAAGCATGTAAAATATGACGGGAATCCGTTCTTGCCTCATGAAGTTTATACAAAATGTAAGGAGTTGTTCTAA
- a CDS encoding DUF3388 domain-containing protein has translation MMKKEWYLEYEIQKNRPGLLGDISSLLGMLAINIVTINGVDEGRRGLLILAKDDDQIKRLESILHTMDTIKVIKLREPKLRDRLAVRHGRYIQRDADDKKTFRFVRDELGLLVDFMAELFKQEGHKLIGIRGMPRVGKTESLVAASVCANKRWLFVSSTLLKQTIRNQLIEDEYNENNLFILDGIVSTRRANERHWQLVREIMRLPSVKVIEHPDIFVQNSEYTLDDFDYIIELRNDAEEEITYDVVDQHNMFSGSDFGDFDF, from the coding sequence ATTATGAAAAAAGAATGGTATTTAGAATATGAGATTCAAAAAAACCGCCCTGGCCTTTTGGGGGATATCTCATCTTTACTGGGAATGCTTGCAATTAATATCGTAACTATTAATGGCGTGGATGAAGGGAGACGAGGCCTCCTTATTCTTGCAAAAGATGATGACCAAATTAAACGACTTGAGTCAATTTTACATACAATGGACACAATAAAAGTGATAAAACTAAGAGAACCAAAACTTAGAGACCGATTAGCCGTCCGACATGGTCGTTATATTCAAAGAGACGCAGACGATAAAAAAACCTTCCGCTTTGTAAGAGATGAGCTTGGATTATTAGTTGATTTTATGGCAGAATTGTTTAAGCAGGAAGGACACAAGTTGATTGGAATTAGGGGTATGCCGCGAGTGGGAAAAACAGAGTCACTTGTAGCAGCAAGTGTTTGTGCAAATAAACGCTGGTTATTTGTCTCATCTACTCTTTTAAAACAAACGATCCGAAACCAGCTTATTGAGGATGAATACAATGAAAACAATTTATTCATTCTTGATGGAATTGTTTCAACTAGACGAGCAAATGAACGTCACTGGCAGCTTGTCCGTGAAATCATGCGCTTGCCTTCTGTAAAAGTGATTGAGCATCCGGATATTTTCGTCCAGAATTCTGAGTATACGCTTGATGATTTTGATTATATCATCGAACTTAGAAATGATGCAGAAGAAGAGATTACATACGACGTTGTTGACCAACACAATATGTTCTCCGGATCTGATTTTGGAGATTTTGATTTTTAG